The Brassica napus cultivar Da-Ae chromosome C1, Da-Ae, whole genome shotgun sequence DNA segment ctaactcaatttccagtgtctccacaaattttgagcttcagaagagatctttaaggccttcatccgtgttcatctttcactctttggactcaaaatccctccaatggtcttctaactcatccatggtgctctccaacacctgatatgtacaaatgcaatgatatgcaacctaaatgtgcctaaatgatactctaaatgaccaaaccatgcaagaataagaagttaaaaacatgtaaattcacaagatatcaactcccccacactagtcctttacttgtcctcaagtaaactttcaagtcctaagaaggaagaagtttgaaaaaGGGAGCTCATATCCAAAAGACACACATCCTAGCTCTTCTACAACATTCCAAATGATCATAGCAAACAATCATTGGTCATTCTTTTATCAGTCTAGCTTCTCAATGCCtatcaaactctttttatttctttatacaaaGTGCAGTGCTCATCAATCAacaagtaacttcaaccaattctcacattcattcacacacacacacacaaggtggattctcacaaatgggcacatgatctcaatcacttggcttggtagattaatggtcttttatgaatgaaaagaaaggttcaaatacaatctttttaatggtggtaatcactcaagaacaaggagcatgatcattatgcaaaatttatctaagactaggagcaattcatgcatacatagcTCATTCACATCATTCTACTCTTCTTCCTAAGTGATTACAAATTCTAcccatcttttatatttcaaaacccaagtatatacacttcactcacatttctcaccaagtgaactctcttttttttttttatttacatgatcaaccaactaagaacttgacactctttttcttttcccattatgatctttcattcattttttttttactttggggAATTCTAATTGACACACTtaagagtttttcttcttttattttcttggttcctattggttttcttttcttattgacactctttgatcttttttttttttttttttttcttctctcaaacccaagatataacaacttaaaaacacaaaaactcactcaccatcctagatgctagttcaaatgaggatcttatgctagcaatagatgagaacaaacatatgtcgctcccaatactctcaagattttgcacataaCAAGCTATCAATAAGAGACCTCACTCAACAAATCAATATTGGTTTCAAAGAATGGCAAGGGTTCAAGGGTAGgggagtgccatttgggttaatcAAAGGATAATAcatggaataagataacccaaatgtgtatgaaatccatgatcaagtatgcaagtgcccatatgcaagagagattaaattcattatgcccaagttcagtttgtaattggtttcaagaacaatgtcaatatcatatgagcaacatgtttcaaaaagagttttcaaggctcaagagatgcttgtagatatgttcttttcatggcaatttcaatcatggctccctatgcataattcaaaacacacaactctttttttaaattttttttttttttttttttttttttttttttttttgaaattttctatgcaatgcaatgcatgagactcatgacaagtaaacaaaacaaaacacaatgtgagatagtagactctcccccaaacttacttcACACAGTCCCTTGTGTGAGAGTAAGCTCAAAGAAGAGATCtaagataaacatgaaaactAAATATGTACAAGGTTGATTGACACTTACTTGGAGTTATTGGCTGGTTCAGAGGAGGGTAGACAGAGAAAGCATCGTCTTTTGACCTCTAGCGATTTTGATTGACCTTTGAAAGATAACAGTGGACTGCCTCCCAAGTGcgcttgttttaagtctttaAGCTTGACTGCAGAGCCTTTTCAGGCAAGAGGTGGCCCACAGAAGGCCTTATCGAGACAACCATGATCACCAGGATCATACTCGTCGTAGAACCATCCCCTGAATTCGTTCATCCTGATTTCCTCAAATGGTATCTTCCTTGGATCATCACGTTTAAGTTCTTTGGTGGAGAGAATACCAAAGTGATTCTGAAAGGGCTTTTCTACTGGAGACTCTTCTTCTTGTACCTCTTCGGAGGATTCTTTGATGTAATTCATTTGATTCTCCACAGACTCTTCACCCTTTGCTTCTTCCTTGGCTACAGGGATCACACGCGTTTCTTCTTCACTCAAGAGCTCGTTTATAAAAACCAAGCTCTCTTTTGTCTCCTCAACGCATTCAACAACCAAATTCTCATCACCCAGATCTTCAAGAGTGTTCTCAACAAAGcctacttcttcttcatcgatgTTTGCATAATGACTCATGAATGTCATAGTCTTGGTTTGTTCTTCAGATCTTATAATAAGATTCTCATCTACCATGCATTCAGAGAGTGATTTAGACTCGTATATAGGCTCTTCAGCTTCATGTTGAAAATCATCCTCAAGCTGAGCTTCCTCTTCAAAATCACATTCCATGTATGTGGTATGTGCTTCATAAGTGTTGGCGTTGTGAAGAGGAGTGGCGCTTTCTTCTTGGTCTTCGATCATGTGAGAGATGTTGTTGTTGAAAGACTTCACATGTGCTACAACTCTATCCAACCTTGAGCTAAGAGCTTTGCCATTAGCATCTATCTTGTTAGAAAGAGAATCAAGTTGCCTTTCCATCTCAATCCTTCCCCTTTCTTGATTCTCCAACAACTTCTCAAGCATGTTGGTGATGTCTTCTTCATTTGAGTCTTGGGGGaagttatcttcttcttcttcatactctAAATCCCAAGGTTGGTGTCTCTCACCATATCTATATTGGTGTCCTTGACCAAAGTCTCCGTGTGGTTGATACTCCAATGAGGTGGTTGGTTCATAAGCTCTTTCACAAGATGTGGAGCTTCTAGATATCACCCTTTCTTGACTCTCTAAAATAGCCTTGAGCATTGATTCCAAGTCAAGAGACATGATCTTCCTCTCTTGTGGATGTATCTTGCAAAAGAGCAATCACTTGAAAGGGAATTAGTAACCAAACAAagcaaaataaaacatatgaaaataaaacttagtctcaagaaagtttgaaatcctaatgacaaatctacttagttccccggcaacggcgccaaattgattacgcgtttaagcacacaccaattaacctaatgtgccaacaataccacaatcgaatggtatgtcattgtagcattttaggatcgaatccacagagaactagagacttataacaccaagaatacacaaaccttcctaatctaagcaaacaagaagatagatgatttgtaacaaactaatatcctagaaatataaacaagtgaatccatgggctaagggaattgacttcaagtaactaagatccaatctaggtgacaagctttcaatcaaagtaatctcttaagtctaaacacaattttagacaagtcctatgtctaggtaaatgtccatttgcttagaaatcattaaacatcaaatgtctttggcttaattcaatcaagcaatctttaagttcaagtttaataactatctagcaattttaacatcaagtgtccttggctaatctcactagagcttagttgagttgattcaaacacttcatctaatcatgtctgatgagaagtgtttagaaatcaggtttagagtgatcaagactaaacaagcattaaaaatactcaacaagcaagttcatacaaggatctaatacaataacaccatagatcttcactaagttactctaatctccctaacccatgaattcttaaggaaactactcactaatctccatgaaaacacttaatctcataatagattgaagcatattcaagtagatacaacagagaataaagataaacaaggattaaacaagcaaattcaagagaataagaagaaaagaaactaaagattcaagctttctctctcaagagttcttgtgttcttcataAAAAAGTAGATAGATCCCCCATTATTGTCTGAAAAGtagttatatattactaaaactcGAGCTGGGGTTGACCCATAAAAACAGATATTTTTCTCCGTAGTGACCATAAAAGGTCGCTACAAGAGGTCACTACGCCTGTAGCGACCTGAAATGCCCGCTACGGGTGGCCGCTAGGACACTTAGACGATTTTTCGCATTCTTGAACTCATAGCGACCTCATTATGCCGCTACGGAAGACCGCTACAGAAAGCGCTTCAACTATAGCGGTCTCTCTAACCCGCTACACACTCCCGCTACGGTACTTAGGCGCCTCAGCTCTATCTTATGTAGCGACCATCTTTTGCCGCTACGCCTGGCCGCTAGGAATGTCATATTGATATGTGtgtagtattttgatcataaatccctcaatacagctccaaacgacttgaaaccacctccattgtaaagctaactcaatttccagtgtctccacaaattttgagcttcagaagagatctttaaggccttcatccgtgttcatctttcactctttggactcaaaatccctccaatggtcttctaactcatccatggtgctctccaacacctgatatgtacaaatgcaatgatatgcaacctaaatgtgcctaaatgatactctaaatgaccaaaccatgcaagaataagaagttaaaaacatgtaaattcacaagatatcagTTTGCCACTCGAgatttggataatgttttcgttcgtgtatgctatgtgggcttggaaggttatttctggtctcaagtttagtctctgattttttggtggttgtcttccattctccctctctcaagttgtttcttttctttccatgttttccttggtataggtgtgcggagttaatctcttggagctttgatcccttctatccagagctttgtAGTTTTTCAGTTGCATGTCGTCTTGTATGTTCTTGTTTAGTCTGTGAGGTGTTTCTTACTTTTTAGCTACTGGTTGTGATTCCTGTGTTTTAGGCATATATTTTCCTGCTTTTTGGTGGCTTTGGCCTTTCGATTATTATTCTCCTTTTGGCCCGCTTTCTTAGTTTATGTGTTGGTTGtctagtttcttattcttaatttgattatcttatgatactaatagtaaaataaatataatttgtaaatgaaataataaaaattagtaaaagtaataaaatgatgaaaagtCTTGCTATTTTTaggtgtgaataaattaaataaaatatatttatattattttatttatttcttgaattttagagACCAATAAGtgtgagaaggattagataatacacaattagaaattgatggagaaaattgcaataatttaaaagaagaacaatttaaatacaaaaaaaaaacatgaggacacatgtcaacaaaccccccttccacatgtcataagaagagaaaaaatcaactttatatatatagatagattattttatgatttagttgaaatatcttttgtgaacaacatttgttattatttttaacatttttttaactaatatgAAGCTttagaatgtaaaatttagagtttttaaatgttttgttttaattattaatagtttcatttacgttgttttgtcaaattttagatatatatgacaaatattcaactaaaattgatggaattgggtatatcatgtcattttcagatcctaaatatccgaatccgacccggacccgatatgaacccgaaaaattacgggtattttatgggtattttaattatagacccgaaccgacccggacccgagaagaaccgacccgaacccgaaccgaaaatttctaagtacctattgggtctaAATATTTAAGACCCGAAAAGATCCGGATCCGAAAAGAACCgatccgaatccgatccgaacgcccaggcctctTTCTAATAAGAGAACTACtggtaaaaaaaatctatgaaaTCTTTGAAAACACCTATCCACCCATTACCAATCAGAACCCAACCACATCTAAACAAAAGAAGAGGTTATACAAAATCAAGGAAATAGAACTTACTTTAGGTGAACTAAAAGAAACAAAGTAACTTTTTAACGCTCATTGTCACATTTGACACATGAGCTACActtcgtgacaaaaaaaaaaaaaaaacatgagctACACTTTTCTTGCCGTTACTTGTTGTTGTCGCTGCACCAACCAAACTATATGGGTGAACCAAAAAGCCCCAAAACGTGCAAACATAGATTACAAAAGCATCCGAGCGTTAAGAATAAACCAAACTTCATTGGATACTTTAAAGCTTTCTTTGTCATGTGAACACAATTCTTAGTTTGAAGACCCTGTACGAAAACAAATGTGACGACAAGACGTAGTCACACGTAGAACTCAGTGCGTGAAACTGGTCAGAAGAAGATGCGTTGCTATACACCTGAAGCTTGTAAGACTACGAATCCTTCTACTTCAAGTTATTCTTACCTGTCTCTCTTTTTAAGTAGATATTTAATACCGTTTCTTTGGTGCATACTATTAATGAGTCTTATCATTTTCGGCTCATTACTCACCTCAACTAACTCCAGACCAGTCTCTGTGGCCAAAATTAAACATAGGCTAAGGAGTATTAAATAAGCATTATCTAACAAAGGGACCAAGCTATTCAGTACAAAAAGAAGGCAAAGGTTGTCAGGTTTGGTATTAAGTACCTCTCCTTCCTCCAGTTATATGCTTGCGTTGGCTGTTCTTCCCAATCACTTGTGAGAGTCTTGTTTGcagaatttgaaaaacttaaCGTAAAAAGCATGCTGCGAAACAGAGTTCTTGCGTTCTTGCTGCTTGCAACTCAGCTCTTGGTGGAGATACCTGGAACGAGTGCGAAAGTAGCAGCACTTATAGTATTCGGGGACTCAACAGTGGACTCAGGGAACAACAACCAGATCTCTACGGTTCTAAAGAGTAACTTCCAGCCGTATGGCCGGGACTACTTTGACGGCAAAGCAACTGGGAGATTCTCAAATGGTCGGATAGCTCCAGATTTCATTTCTGAAGGTTTAGGACTCAAGAACGCAGTCCCTGCTTACCTAGATCCATCATATGACATTAAAGACTTCGCCACTGGTGTCTGTTTTGCTTCAGCTGGAACAGGCCTAGACAATGCAACCTCTGATGTGTTAGTAAGTCAACCATAGCTCCATGTCTTCAACTTCATACATTCTCAGttccaaaataaattttttttaaggtaAAATACTCATAAGAaagttatcttttatttaaaaagtattatcaaattataaattaaaaactgcTCAATCAATTATAAAATAGGCTATAAAATATAACTGGTTACTCACTTACTCagcttttgataaaaaataatatttacctAGAAATCTAAAAACATCTAAGATATTAGAACATAAAAATGATTAGaacataaaaatgatttttaaccatgttaaaaattattataatgtaACCGACATGGTTTCTTTGAAATGTCAAAGTCTGTGATGCCGCTTTGGAAGGAAGTGGAGTACTACAAAGAGTACCAGACCAAGCTAAGAGGCTACTTGGGTAAAGATAAAGCTAATGAAGTTATCAGAGAATCACTTTACCTGATTAGTATCGGAACCAACGATTTTCTTGAGAATTACTATCTTCTTCCTCGCAAGTTGCGTAAGTACTCTGTTGATGAGTACCAAAACTTCCTGATAGGACTCGCTGGAGAGTTCTTGACAGATATTTACAGACTCGGAGCTCGTAAGATGTCTTTCTCTGGACTATCTCCTTTTGGATGCTTGCCACTTGAAAGAACAACACAGATCTTTTATGGAAGCAAATGTATAGAAGAGTACAACATTGCTGCTAGAGACTTCAACACCAAGATGCAGGATAAAGTATTTAAGTTGAACAAAGAGCTGAGTGGAGTCCAGCTTGTATTTTCAAACCCGTACGACTTGGTTTCAGACATCATACACCATCCCGAAGCATTTGGTTAGTACAAAGTTGTAACACGAGCACTGATGAAGAATTGTTCTGTTAATCTTTCTGATTGTGTCACAGGTTTTAATAATGTAAGGAGTGCATGCTGCGGAACTGGGTACTATGAGATGAGCTACTTGTGTGATAAAATGAACCCTTTCACATGTACTGATGCGAGCACGTATGTGTTTTGGGACTCGTTTCATCCAACAGAGAAGACGAACGAAATCGTAGCAAACCATATTCTGAAGTATGATTTAGCTCGGTTTCAGTGATAAATAAAAGTGTCATTAATCCAAGCAGAATGTTTTTTACCTACTACTACATTCTTTCTCCTACATGGTACCAATGTCTTAGTCAAGGTTCTTGATATCTCGTCAAGCTTCTAGAGTGTTGTATAAGAACCATTTTAATCGGTGGCCGTATAATTATCTTAAACATGCTCTATAATGTTATCAAGATAGATCAGATTTTAGTGTGAAGAAATAATAACGCACAAATGGAATTGAATCCTGAAGCCAAAAAGCATAACCGTTAACAGACGTGCCTCTCAATGTATATAGGAATAACATATTGTGATGATTCTACATCAAAGTTTTGAAAGACTAACATAAATATACATAAAGAATTTGAgctaattaattttgaattaaaaatctaaaaactttaaCATGATGGTTAACTCTAATTAGAGAGACCAAAATAGGTTTTTTACTGGTCACAAAATGGAATTCAGTTTATAATAtgttgataaaaacaattattttacattgaaaatttgaaaaaaataatatactgTTATATGAAAAGTTCGAATCAACTCATTTATTAtcaattgatttgatttgaatttatttttttttgtttttgctaaaaaatttgaattagaATTTCATAAAAGTTTAATGCATATATCTATTCGATTCCAGAATAAAGAGGAAATGTAATCTCCAAGTAAAAAAATATGTCAGTTTCAATGGTAAACAAGAAGAGCAAAATATTGAATTCGTGCAAACCGGTTCAATTTTGAAAAACCCGTTTTAAAGCGACTGGTTTATCAATTTATTCGGATCCAATAtaaaccaaaaccctaaaacctcgATTGTCCGTTAACCGGTTATTTCTCTCTTGCGCCTTCTTCTCTGTCTCAATTCTCACTTCAGTTAACAAATGTATCCCcggttcagggtttagggtttatggtcgaGCAACTCATTTGGGAGCGAACCCAAATCAAGCTGAAGGCAAGTCGATTGAATGCGGTGGCCGATCCCGACTGCGATTTCGTCGACGGCTAAGGCGCTTCTTCACCGATACTTCCCGAAGAACGGTATCATCGCTCCTTCGTTTCGGCTCTGCAAGTTTCGAGCTTTCTCTAGCGCTGTTGACTACCGAGAGATACTGAGAACTGGGCTTCGCGGTATCAAGCACGATGAAGCTGTGGACTTGTTCGGTTACATGGCTGAGTCTCGTCCCCTGCCTAACATCATCGAGTTCAACAAAGTACTGACTGCTATCGCCAAGATGAAGAGTTACGAAACTGTGATCAGACTCTGGAGTATTGTGGAGGATGATGAGGGTATAGAGATCTCGCCTGATATCTACACCTGCAACATCTTAGTGAAGTGTTTTATCCGCTGTTGTCATCCTTGTCTTGCTATGTCTTTTCTTGGGAAGATGTTGAAGCTTGGTGTTGAGCCGGATGTGGTTACGGGCAGCTTGTTGGTTAATGGGTTTTGCCAGATCAATAGATTTGATGAGGCTTTCTATGTGGCTGAGCAGATGAAGAAGATGGGTGTTACCCTTAATGTTGTAGTCTACACCATACTCATTGATGGTCTCTGTAGGAATAGGTTTTTGAATGAAGCGATTAATGTTTTTGGCCTTATGGAGAACGAAGGAGTTACTCCGAATGTGTTTACCTACACCTCTCTCATTAGTGGTCTTTGTAACGCTTGTAAGTTGAGTGAAGCCTCTCACGTACTTCGGCAGATGATCTCCAGGAAAATCGACCCGAATGTAGTCACTTTCACTACACTTATCAATGCGTATGTGAAAGCTGGGAAGTTTTCGGAATTTTGGGAGCTGTACCAGGAGATGATCAAGATGTCTATAGATCCTAATGTTGTCACTTACACTTCAGTGATCAATGGGTTGTGCATGCACAATCATGTAGATAGGGCCAAGAAAGCTTTTGAAGATATGCTAAGGAATGGGTGCGCCCCAAATGTATTGACTTACTCTACTCTTGCATATGGACTTTTCAAGTCCAACAGGTTCAACGAAGGGATTGAACTTTTAAAGGAGATGTCTGACAGTGGAGTTGCTGAAAACACAGTCTCTCGCAACACCCTTATCCAAGGGTGTATTCAAGCAGGCAAAATCAGTTCTGCGCAAGAACTTTTTGAAAGGATGCCTTCTGATGGTCTGCCTCCCAATATTAGGAGCTACAACATTGTGTTAGCTGGTCTATTTGTTTATGGAAAGGTAAAGAAAGCATTGAGTACATATGAACTTATGCAAAAGACTAGAAATGATCTTGATATTGTTACATATACTATCATGATTCATTGGATGTGCAAGGATGGTAAGGCGGATGAAGCATTTAAGTTGTTCTTCAGCCTAAGCAGTAAAGGAGTGGAGCCTGATGATAAAGCGTACACGGCAATGATCTCAGGGTTGAAGAAGAACGGCATGCTGGCTAGAGCGCATGCATTGACCAGGGCTTACCAGAAATACAAGCGGAACAGAGGAAGTATATAGGGGATTTCTAATGGGACACATTTACGCACTCCAAGCTCCTTAAGATATCTCTGTCCAAGCTCCATTCAATGGTATGCCTGCGCCTGGAAAGAGCAACACGTATCTGTTACAGAAGCAAGTGTATCAATGAAGAGGCCAGAGATTTGAAAAGGCAAGTTGGAGAATGAGCTGAACAGAATCCAGCAGGTTTTTCAAATCCATACAACATTGGTCTTTGAAAACATAAAGAATCCTGAAGCATTCGGTTAGTCATATAAGTCTTGTATCCTCTGCTAAGTTTTTATGAGTGTGTCAGCTACTCTTATAGCAAGAACTTTTCTGACCGTATTCTTATTCCTCTTGCAGGTTTCCAAAGTGCAAAGGGATACTAGGAGTTGAGTTACTTGGCTGATAGAATCGAAGCATTTCACAAACTGACTGTTTTACATCAAAACATTTCATAGGGATACTAGGAGTTGAGCTACTTGGCTGATAAAATCAAGTCATGCCACAAACTGACTGTTTTACATCATACATTCTTTCTTCTACTAACTAACTTTCATTATGTGTTGTTCTTACAAATTTGTAGCTTGTACCAATGATCAGTCAGGTTGCTTGGTCTAATTTTAACCAAGCTTCCAAAATGTTGTAAAAGAACCATTTTTATCACTAAATGTTTGTGAAAGTACTTAAGATGATATTTAGATGTTATAAAAGACGTTAGATCACTACCCGGCAGAGAGCAACCGTTTACAAAATAATACAGACACGGAATTTAATCCAGAAAACAGAAACGCTGAGAGACCACttgtatttcaaatataattCAACTATTAGAACAAGTATCATATCTCTATGTACTCCATAACAgagatgaaaacaaacaaagaatCCAATGTTCTTCAATTCGACTTTGGTGTCTTGGTGAAATGCAACTTGATAAGAGAAGGAAGATCAACTAGCTCCACTCGCTGCCTCCCAAGCAAAATGCTCTTCAGCTTTTCATCACAGTTAACCACATTCTTGTTCTTTGGAtccttttttttaagaaacaacaataaaacaatcaGGCAATGATACgaacaaagaaacaaagaaacattATAACTAAATGGTCCCTTGTTTCTGACCTGGAGATTGTTGGTCTTGATGTAAGACCAGACACGCATGAAACAACCCAGACGAGAAATCTGAGATTGACCAAGGAAGTCACGCAGAGTAGATGGAAGGTT contains these protein-coding regions:
- the LOC106445419 gene encoding pentatricopeptide repeat-containing protein At4g26800-like isoform X1, whose amino-acid sequence is MRWPIPTAISSTAKALLHRYFPKNGIIAPSFRLCKFRAFSSAVDYREILRTGLRGIKHDEAVDLFGYMAESRPLPNIIEFNKVLTAIAKMKSYETVIRLWSIVEDDEGIEISPDIYTCNILVKCFIRCCHPCLAMSFLGKMLKLGVEPDVVTGSLLVNGFCQINRFDEAFYVAEQMKKMGVTLNVVVYTILIDGLCRNRFLNEAINVFGLMENEGVTPNVFTYTSLISGLCNACKLSEASHVLRQMISRKIDPNVVTFTTLINAYVKAGKFSEFWELYQEMIKMSIDPNVVTYTSVINGLCMHNHVDRAKKAFEDMLRNGCAPNVLTYSTLAYGLFKSNRFNEGIELLKEMSDSGVAENTVSRNTLIQGCIQAGKISSAQELFERMPSDGLPPNIRSYNIVLAGLFVYGKVKKALSTYELMQKTRNDLDIVTYTIMIHWMCKDGKADEAFKLFFSLSSKGVEPDDKAYTAMISGLKKNGMLARAHALTRAYQKYKRNRGSI
- the LOC106445432 gene encoding upstream activation factor subunit UAF30; protein product: MQPQRLKKAITDNPKKLGNLIDLVNLPSTLRDFLGQSQISRLGCFMRVWSYIKTNNLQDPKNKNVVNCDEKLKSILLGRQRVELVDLPSLIKLHFTKTPKSN
- the LOC106445419 gene encoding pentatricopeptide repeat-containing protein At4g26800-like isoform X2 produces the protein MRWPIPTAISSTAKALLHRYFPKNGIIAPSFRLCKFRAFSSAVDYREILRTGLRGIKHDEAVDLFGYMAESRPLPNIIEFNKVLTAIAKMKSYETVIRLWSIVEDDEGIEISPDIYTCNILVKCFIRCCHPCLAMSFLGKMLKLGVEPDVVTGSLLVNGFCQINRFDEAFYVAEQMKKMGVTLNVVVYTILIDGLCRNRFLNEAINVFGLMENEGVTPNVFTYTSLISGLCNACKLSEASHVLRQMISRKIDPNVVTFTTLINAYVKAGKFSEFWELYQEMIKMSIDPNVVTYTSVINGLCMHNHVDRAKKAFEDMLRNGCAPNVLTYSTLAYGLFKSNRFNEGIELLKEMSDSGVAENTVSRNTLIQGCIQAGKISSAQELFERMPSDGLPPNIRSYNIVLAGLFVYGKDGKADEAFKLFFSLSSKGVEPDDKAYTAMISGLKKNGMLARAHALTRAYQKYKRNRGSI
- the LOC106445408 gene encoding GDSL esterase/lipase At4g26790; translated protein: MLRNRVLAFLLLATQLLVEIPGTSAKVAALIVFGDSTVDSGNNNQISTVLKSNFQPYGRDYFDGKATGRFSNGRIAPDFISEGLGLKNAVPAYLDPSYDIKDFATGVCFASAGTGLDNATSDVLSVMPLWKEVEYYKEYQTKLRGYLGKDKANEVIRESLYLISIGTNDFLENYYLLPRKLRKYSVDEYQNFLIGLAGEFLTDIYRLGARKMSFSGLSPFGCLPLERTTQIFYGSKCIEEYNIAARDFNTKMQDKVFKLNKELSGVQLVFSNPYDLVSDIIHHPEAFGFNNVRSACCGTGYYEMSYLCDKMNPFTCTDASTYVFWDSFHPTEKTNEIVANHILKYDLARFQ